GAGACTGAAGGAAACAAGCTGGAAAAATAGCAGGTGATACTTAAGAGAATGAAATACTTGAACATGAGACTACAGAGGATTTGCAGTGATTGGTCATGGTGTGGGTTTGACGGTGTAGAGTTTGATCATGGGAGTAAGTGGTTAAGTAAGGTAGAGGATAAGATTGTTTGAGAAGGTCGAAGAACTAAGTTACTAATAGCAGTTAAAAGACCAGAGTTTGCAAGTGATTTACTTGCTTGTATTATGAAAAGCTttcttaagagaaaaagaaacgaGTTGTGGTCAGTGAACTAGAAATTGTGCACAACAAAGCTCTGCATATCTGAACATCATATATCATGTGGACTAAGGTGGAAAGAGGTCTGAAAATTGCTTTTCTAAGGTTGACTTACTTGGCTGCTGCTTGCAGACCACAGGCTCTGATAATCTGCACTGAAATGGAGACAGCTCGGGCAGCAAGAACTCCCTCTGCTGTCCTTAGAGTACGCCTGTACCTTAGGCCCACGTCCAGGAAACCTGAAGAATgagaacaaaagggaaaagaatgaaaagattaGTTAAAAGAATCTGTTCAACCAAACCATAAGTCCTCatcagaaaggaaggaaaacgATAAATACTACAATCCTAATGAATGATAAGGGGCCTTAGCAGTGAGACTGTCCATGGTCAGCATGAAATTATTGTACTTCAGGCTTCATAATGGcactattctcattttacaacCAAAAAACTATGGCTTAGAGATACAATTACTTGCTAAGATCTCACAACTACCAGAGGCAAAAATCAtaaccagatttttaaaaaattcccagtTGTGTTTATAGAAATGAATTGGGGTCTAGcctttcctgttttttaaaaggttttcaCACTTCACATTCTTCTACCACCCTCTCAGCACCTCctgaaaatgccattattttataaaaatcttacCATACTACTATCACATTTCAGGAATGTGGGACAAGAGAACAACCTCATCAGTGAAGGTCAGGAGGAAAAGCACAATCTTTAtgcaaaaataaaaccttttgttTTGGCAGCTACTCTTCAGGAAACATGCATAGTATCCTGATTTAGCGAGGTTAATCGTAGTTATCTGACGATGTATTTGGAGGGTAGGTCATCCTGCTGGAAGCATTAGGATATAATATTGCCCCAAATTCTTAATAATGCCTTTTGACTTTACATTCTAACCTCCTCCTCCCTTACACGGAATTTCCAGTTCATGCTAAGCATGTTCTACCAATCACACATCTGCTCATGATGCCTTGGAATAATAATTCTCTGAGTATATCTATATAACACTTACTATTCATGCCATGGGGGCTTATTAAATGCTTGCTGAAGTTAAAGGTGAAATAAGATTAGCAACATTTATATGGAGGAGAGGTTCATGGaactatgaattttttaaaattgtatgtgaAATTTGCAGTGTACACTCACTTTTCTAAGTGTCAAACTttttttcatcagattctcaaaaggGTAAatactcctaaaagataatgaaTTGCTAATTTAGAgagaaaagggatatttatatatactgactttgaaaatgaaaagacaaactagtCCTTAGTTACCTGATGACTGGTTCCTCAGTTCTTTCCTGCTCTCAAGCCTGGGCATTAAAGGGAGATTAAAGGTCTGTATTCCCAAATCCTCATGGTGCTGCTTGGTTACCATGGCAGAGATCCTCGAAAATGGCAAGGTTCCTTTGGCGACTATCTGGTCTTTTACATCAGGATAATAGTATCTGTAAGCCACCAAAACACAAGCTGTCAATTGGAAGAATTAGGTGGATAATTCAGTCCACCCCAGGGGTCAGCTATCAGTATCTAGTTATCTTTGGAACCCGATTGTTCTGTACTGGTGGTAAACGGCTGCGGTTGTGTCTGGCTAGATTTACTGACCACTATATGGAGAAGGAACTCCACAAATCATACCCTGTGTACAGGACAAAACCCATCTTCTCACAGGCTTTCTGTTTGGCGTGTCTACATCTGGTCTGAACCTCTGGGAGTAGCCCTTCCTGAAAGTTTTTATCCCTCAGCAGCAAAATTGGTTCTATGTGAAATCCCAATCTTTTCCATGGCTTATCCTTGTCTTCCAGCCTACTCTCCTCAAATTTGGAAGTATAAGGAGGATTTGTCAGTATCTGCTCTATTTCTTTCTCATGTCAAAACACTTCATGCTTAGGTCACAAAGTTGTAAATCAAACCTACGTGATTTCATTAAATCTGTTACCACTAGATTGTATTTAGGAGAAATTTCTGGCATGTGGATGGCACTATTCCATAATTCTGTTCCTAACGCTGTTTGcccttcttttatatttataatctCTTGGTCATTTTAGTTAGTTTCTTGGGGGTGGAGATACAAAAAGGAAAAGTTGAACATCTGTATTCAGCCATTGCCTTTCCTGGAAATCTCTGCCAAAGTCTGGGATATAGATAGAATTATACTTTAGAAAGGCTACTCTTCTGGCAGTGGGAAGTACAAGAAATGAGTCTAGAAGTGGGGAGAACAATTAGGAGGTTATCATTGTAATTTAGGCATGATATGATCAGGGCCAGAATTAAGTAAGACAGTGTGTCAGTCTGGATACATCACGtctcccaagaaaaagccatgatcttttaatccaatctctgGAAtactgggattaggttgtttccatggagatgtgacccacacaactgtgagtgacatctttgattagggtgtgacctcttgattgtatttttccatgtaagtgtggccctgcccatttagcctgggtcttgattagtttacctgagcactataagagctctgacagaaggagctcagagtgctacagcttagagagacattttggagaatgccattttgaaatgcaatctgggagcaagcagacgccagccacgtgccttcccagctaacaggttttccgacgccatcggccatccttccgtgaaggtactctgttggtgccttaccttggacactttatgggctgacaactgtaactttgtaaccaaataaatcccctttataaaagccaatccatttctggtattttgtataaaggcagcattagcaaactggaacagacagtaagagaagcaaaaaaaaaaaaaaaggagactgaTACTTTTAAGAGATAGTACGAGGTAAAACTGATAGGACTTCACTTTGAAATGTGAGTAGTGACATTAAGAATGAGATACAGTTGCTCCCAAAAGCCCAAAAATTTAACAGATTTCAGTAAATCTGGACAAGAGTTGCTGTAAAACCCAAATAAGAAAAAACAGGGCAGAAGGGCCTGCTTAGCTTCTTTATGATAATTCAACCTAGACCGGTTAAAGATAGGATGACCTATGGTTGTGCCCTTCCTTTCCAAGCATAGGATTGGGTTCTTGGTATTATACCTGCACCAGATTTCAAACTGGACTCCACCTCCAGGCACGAGCCCCTGAGTAGAGAAGGCACTGAGTAGGAGCCTTTGCACTGGAACTTCAGTTGGCAAGAGGAGAGAGTGATGATGCTCACTATTAAAGATGGGATCTGGAACACAGAGTGTGGTTGCAGATCTGAAGGGCTTCAAAGTAAtttctttggaaaagaaaaacaattcagaaTAATACAACACATTATTTAGTGTTTTATACATAGTAAGATGCAAGTTTATGGCACTTCATTTTCGTACGTCCTTTAACTTAAAAGGTACTTTAATAtccaaaattcaattttattctctCAATACTCCTGTGAGGAAAACAAAGTAGGTGTCATTATCCCTACTTCACAGATGAGGATATAGAGACTTTGTAGTTCTATGATTCACATAATGGTCTCAGAGCTAGCAGACCCCAGACCTGGAACTCGAAATTACATCTTCTGTTACTCCTACCAAGGTGACTTTTCCCTAGTAGCTATGGTTCCCTAAGGTCTCATGACAATACTGAAGAAAGAGATTCCATTGCTGGATTTTATTGTCAGCATTATGTCCCCCTCAGTATAGAAATCAGACAATATACAGGTTCAAGCCTGACTCAAAACAgtatattaaaatgaataaataaaatatttaatttgaaacacaatttacatatcataaaattcagcatttttaagtgtacaattcagtggtttttaatatattcacaaggttgtgcaaccatcacaactaattccagaacatttttatcacccaaaaagaaactccatactcattagcagtcattccctaCTTCTCCCAgtccttggcaaccactaatctttctATTGCTAAGGATTTGCAAAttccagttatttcatataaatgaagtcaTACTATATTTCTTATCTTgactctggcttatttcattcaacatgatgtctcaaggttcatccatgttgtagtacatatcagaaacttttaatttttattctcgtAACATATATATTATcacaatttcccccttttaaccacattcacagttATAATTCAGagccattaattacattcacaatgctgtgctaccattaccaccatctgttaccaaaattttacaatcaatctaaataaaaattcggtacaatttaagcattaagtcCCCACTCTCTACTCCCATGcaggccctggtaacctatattctgaaTTCTGACTCTAcaggtttgcttattctagttatttcatatcagtgagatcatacaatatttacctttttgtgtttggcttattttactcaacataatatcttttttttttttgcactacaatatttttttatttagtttacaGAAAGATTCTACTAAGTACAGGTTGCAGAAAGAAACAGTTTAGTGCTatttacatttgttttaaaactctGCTCTATACAAATTTAATTCTGATCAGTATGAACAGTATTTTTGTAGGTCTTACTGCATATAAAGCCTTTTCATCAAAGCAGTAACAATGAATAAAATAACCTGATTACTTTATAAGCTGACCTTCTGAATTCATTTACACTGAATATTCGCAAGGGCTGTGGACACTCAAATACAGAACAAAATGTCAGCCTGTAGCTTCATTTTTATAAAGGCTAAAGTTATTTATATGGAATATTGTTCTAGATACTACACGCCAATCTATATTTATGTTCTATAGTTAGGTATTTTATAggttttttattaaatatattctacACATATTTGTAATTTCACCCAGGAAGAATTTCTTCccagtgaaaaatataaaatcttttatgTTTTTACAGGTTTAGATGAAACTAACTCATGCTTTAGTGCTGTGCAAATTGTTTTTAGCATATCAATTTTAAATGATTGgtacaaaacaaaagaaagaatggcacCCTTAATCATGTGTGCCTTAAAAATCAGCTTTTGATTTTAATACAATTGCAAGCACTAATACCAAATGCAAActacataaagaaacaaaattagtACTATGGagagtttcttcttttaattttaaggatTTATTTGAATTCTCTAATGAGTATGCGTGACACTGGACACAGTGAGAAATGAGCAAGATTTTGGAAAAATTTAATTTGCTGttattcaaatacataaaatggatCAGTAAATGAGGTTTTCTAATATGTATGCACAATAATAAAAGCCTATGAATGAGTGGAATTACCCCTCCCCTATTAAGGCTAGGAAACCCTCTCACCCCACTCTGTGCTGTAAGAACAAGCACTCAGTTACTGCCTGACTGAGGAGTGCACATGCTGAAGAAAACCTTAGTTTCTCAGCCCTCTACTGAGTGCTTTAAACAACAGgcacattttgttttttgtgttttcatttgttgCAGTGAAAAGAGTCACCCTCGGTTTAGTACTCTGTCCCAGGTACACCTATCACGGATGACTGGTAGGATTCAccaaatgttttagtttctttcccattttttcctCTCAAGTTGGCCCAGTAATTAACTTCATTAATTGCTGACTGAGTGTCTTCCAGTGTGCAACTCTAAATATAAGCACTTCTATGTGTCACAAACTGTTATAACTTCTGTTGATGAGTAAAATGATGTCAATCTTTTTTAGTGCAAATTGTATCTGGAACACCTGATTTGTTAGTTCTGGTGATGAAAAATTCTGTGGCAGCAAAATGGTTTCTGCTATGGAAGATAACTGGTTAACACTTCCCCTGACGATTGACTGCATTCAAAAaccaatacatttttaaactgCTCAACATAAACAAAGAtaccagaaataaaaaatcacaGTGAAACATGTTCTTGGTTCATTTCACTTTCATGAGAAAACACAACAGTGTCCATGTAAGGATTCCATCCCGTGGATCCACACGCGGGCTGTTCCTAAGGGATTCTGAAGCAACGTGGGGTCTCTTCCATCCCAGCAGCATGAAGACAAAGACTCATCACATCACACTCAGCAGACATAGCAGACAGTGTTTACAGGATTACACAACAATTGCTTTCTCCAGTCTTTTCACGATTCCTCTGACCTTGAGAGTTTGGCTCTGGCAACGTCTCTCTGGCCACCAAATGCATCACTGTTGTTTTGCCAAAAGGAAGTTTTAATGCTCCTAATGTGACATTTCCGTGTACAAATCGTCCTTGATAAATAAGTCGTAGAATATCTGGACTGCTGACCTGCTCTTCTTCCCAGTCCATTGGCCAGTTGTCATACACATGTTTTGCAATGTCTGAAGCAGAATCATTAGGAGAAAACAGGAACTCTTTCGTTTTCCCGCTTACCAAAATGAGGCGCAAATTTATCATGTCCGCCGGGACATTCGTGGACATCTTGCCGTCTGATCTGTCCCCAGGACTCCAcgcaaaaagaaatttaaaaaaagacgaCAAACTCAAAGTCGGGATCTTCAAGCCACTGCAGCAAGCCCGAAGGACGGCGACGGGTTCGTGAAGTGCTCTCCCCAAGGGAAGTTACTCCGCAGGCGGCGCGAGCCTGGGAGCTGCGTCTGGCCGGGGCGGCGGGCCCGTCGtcagcggcagcagcagcagccccaggACCGGCCGCGCCAGGTGGGCCGAACCGAGTGACACACGGGCATGGACGGGGTGGGAGGGTGTTAAATCCGCCCCGGAGATGAGTCACAGTCGCCGTCGAGTCAGGTCCTCATCAAGCAGAAGAGAAAGGCCGCGACGCGTCTGTCCGGAGAAACCGGGAGCTCCGCATGGACGCGCACGGGCCGCCGAGCAGGCGCCGGGCCGGCCGCGGAGCCCCAGGGCCGCGCGAGGAAACGGCCGGGCGCGCTGAAGGGCAGGCGCCGAGTTGGCAGCAGCCCGCGAGAGTCCCGGGCGCAGGGTCGGCGCGCGGAGCGAGGGGACGCGGAGCCCCACAGCCCCTCGGGATCACGCCGCGGGCGCCCCCGGGCAGCAGCGGCAGCCGGGCCGGGGCTCCAGGCGCATCCAACATAatatctttttaatatcctttagctctatatccatccttagtttatttctattcatattttccttcatctccttgaatagattcagatttgtttgaacttctctGATAAGTTGTTCCAcattctgagtctcctctgaagttttaatttgttcccttgactgagccttatcttcctgtttcttagtatgtcttgtaatttttttgctgatgtctgagcATCTGATCATTTGGATGTGTTAACATCcactcagtttctccatcttgcCCAGGGTTTCATTGTTGATTAAGGCTTTGTGTTAAcattcttctttgatacttggcCCAAACTTATTCTGGACTCTTAGAGTAGCCCGTGTTTAACTGGTCAGcttttctcagcttttctgattcttgccctgcatatGTGGTACACTTTTTAAGACTGCCCTTTTTTGTGTAATTCTTTTACCTCTAGGAGAAAGCTtcatttcctctgttctttctctgggaatcttgatctgttctgtttgtttttgtgcagaattttctctccagctcctatgatttgtttaaattctcttcttCACTCAGAACCACCTTTTCTTTACACGTTTCAGTTCTAGGACCAGTCCCGTCTTACAGCAGTTCTGTGTCCTGATACCCCCCTTTTTTCCCATGAGGCTTttttgcctccagtttcttctctgtTATGGTATTCTGCCTTCTCTGTTATGGTATCCTGCCCCAgagagccagatggggtcaatccagaaaggtgcaTTTTGCACTTAGGTGGTCCAGCACACCAAGACTGAATGAAGTGTGTGTACCTCCTGCCAATACCCATGTTTCTTTTGTGTGGCACTCCTCATCTGCTTGTGTTCCACTGTGaatctctgtggacttgggttccTGTGCCAGATATCTGTGaagttctaacttgctgctgtgagtggctctatggtCTGCAGCTGTGGCAGGAGGATcccaggctgtgctgcctctTGTGACTCTTAAGCAGCATGAGACTGAGTGAAGGGGAAGGGTCCGGACTGGTGGATCCTGGCCaaatctcctacctgattttagtgttttcttttccttcgaTTTAGCATGTCTTACCTCactatgttgatgatgtcactgtcccatcattctttttatggttgaataatattccattataaagATATACCACGTTTTGCTCATCCATTTATTGGATGACAGACATTTGGATTGtctccattttttggctattacatATAATGCTGTTATGatcat
This genomic stretch from Choloepus didactylus isolate mChoDid1 chromosome 6, mChoDid1.pri, whole genome shotgun sequence harbors:
- the LOC119537963 gene encoding ubiquitin-like protein 3, which produces MSTNVPADMINLRLILVSGKTKEFLFSPNDSASDIAKHVYDNWPMDWEEEQVSSPDILRLIYQGRFVHGNVTLGALKLPFGKTTVMHLVARETLPEPNSQGQRNREKTGESNCCVIL